In Carya illinoinensis cultivar Pawnee chromosome 10, C.illinoinensisPawnee_v1, whole genome shotgun sequence, one DNA window encodes the following:
- the LOC122279628 gene encoding spastin-like isoform X2 has translation MAVLGRLVRTAGAWRPVASLKNVTHPRPRSPVLPGRFYHPKYVGSAEHQSHSNASEVLPHRSAPDAWRPYSIFPAILAGLFGVGVLDMAYSDGDEVPAKPPLPSESSPGHVDLEEIAKRERQRIEELLRSKGMQHGYYPRFTVAVKGQQVTIKFQVPPACEVTQMIANLVSNLGVRVEDRGGGSDMSVRVWDSAVAWQLTLTRPDKKMEIKGNVGDSKDINSRDGDLCILIFHSLISSEKAEIEFMKQGSLSPKELDAFVSVLELAGGKLKQNKTLERKPREGNAVVPSAEKSVASLESMGVRIYGLNEARGYSSNCEISWDAIAGYDQQKREIEDTILLALHSPEVYDDIARGTRRKFESNRPRAVLFEGPPGTGKTSCARVIANQAGVPLLYVPLEVVMSKYYGESERLLGKVFSLANELPNGAIIFLDEIDSFAVARDNEMHEATRRILSVLLRQIDGFEQDKKVVVIAATNRKQDLDPALISRFDSMITFGLPDRQNRQEIAAQYAKHLTKSELEEFAAVTEEMSGRDIRDVCQQAERSRASKIIRGQACKDGEKEGSLPPLQEYIESAMTRRKALLSIIADQKIQNSNPLKKNPQLDFMSMKVVD, from the exons ATGGCGGTTTTGGGTCGTCTTGTGAGAACGGCTGGGGCATGGCGTCCTGTCGCCTCACTGAAAAACGTAACCCATCCACGTCCTCGTTCGCCTGTCCTTCCTGGCCGCTTTTACCACC CGAAATATGTAGGGTCTGCTGAGCACCAGAGTCATTCTAATGCATCTGAAGTTCTACCACACAGATCGGCCCCTGATGCTTGGAGACCGTATTCTATATTTCCAGCCATTTTGGCTGGTTTGTTTGGAGTTGGAGTGCTAGACATGGCTTACTCAGATGGTGATGAG GTTCCTGCCAAACCTCCTTTGCCATCAGAATCTTCTCCAGGGCATGTGGACTTGGAGGAAATTGCCAAGAGAGAAAGACAGCGGATTGAAGAGTTGCTTAGAAGTAAAGGAATGCAACATGGTTATTATCCCCGTTTTACTGTTGCTGTTAAGGGCCAACAG GTCACCATCAAATTCCAAGTCCCTCCTGCTTGTGAAGTTACACAAATGATTGCAAACCTTGTTTCAAATCTTGGAGTGAGAGTTGAAGACCGTGGTGGTGGTTCAGATATGTCAGTGCGTGTTTGGGACAG TGCAGTTGCTTGGCAACTAACACTTACTCGTCCAGATAAAAAGATGGAAATTAAAGGGAATGTGGGGGATTCGAAAGATATAAATTCACGTGATGGAGATCTATGCATCCTCATATTTCATTCGCTCATTAGCTCAGAAAAAGCT GAAATTGAATTTATGAAGCAGGGGAGCTTGAGCCCCAAAGAGCTTGACGCTTTCGTGTCTGTTTTAGAATTAGCTGGTGGAAAGTTGAAACAAAACAAGACCTTAGAAAGAAAACCCAGGGAAGGTAATGCAGTGGTGCCGTCTGCAGAAAAATCAGTTGCTAGTCTTGAGTCCATGGGAGTTAGAATATATGGACTCAATGAAGCCCGTGGTTACTCCTCAAACTGTGAGATATCATGGGACGCTATTGCTGGATATGATCAGCAAAAACG AGAGATAGAGGATACAATACTGTTGGCTCTGCATAGTCCTGAAGTATATGATGATATTGCTCGCGGGACCCGGCGCAAGTTTGAGTCAAACAGGCCTAGAGCGGTGCTCTTTGAAGGTCCCCCAG GTACAGGGAAGACATCTTGTGCGCGTGTTATTGCTAATCAAGCG GGTGTCCCTTTGCTATATGTGCCACTGGAGGTTGTCATGTCAAAGTACTATGGTGAAAGCGAACGCTTGTTAGGAAAAGTGTTTTCGCTTGCCAATGAGCTCCCTAATGGTGCTATCATTTTTCTTGATGAG ATCGATTCTTTTGCTGTAGCTCGTGATAATGAAATGCATGAAGCTACACGCAGAATCCTATCGGTGTTGTTGCGACAG ATTGATGGATTTGAACAGGATAAGAAAGTGGTTGTTATTGCAGCAACAAATCGAAAGCAAGACCTCGATCCTGCTTTAATTAG TCGCTTTGATTCAATGATTACTTTTGGCTTACCTGATCGGCAAAATCGTCAGGAAATAGCTGCTCAGTATGCAAAGCACCTAACAAAaagtgaattagaagaatttGCTGCAGTGACAGAAGA AATGTCTGGAAGGGATATTAGAGATGTATGTCAACAAGCCGAGAGGTCGCGGGCATCAAAG ATCATTCGAGGACAAGCATGTaaagatggagaaaaagaaGGGTCTCTTCCACCTTTGCAAGAATACATAGAGAGTGCCATGACTCGGCGGAAGGCTTTACTGAGCATTATTGCAGACCAAAAGATTCAAAACTCTAATCCTCTCAAAAAGAACCCTCAGCTGGATTTTATGTCGATGAAAGTGGTGGATTGA
- the LOC122278156 gene encoding uncharacterized protein LOC122278156 — protein MATSGLCSEAYNLSSSSSGRRSSCCPSPEFEFWMVRNPSFPQPNLLSADELFVEGVLLPLHLLPHHHQPDPTPEPDPEPPNSTVTDPEPARPECPPVLITESSSVLSSSKRWIDIFKKSSAKNPEGKEKEKEKDKRKPEKERKGGSGASSAELNININIWPFSRSRSAGNAGTRPKSVPGAPGTRKVNSAPCSRSNSAGESKSKKWPSSPGRAGVHLGRSSPVWQVRRGGGSGMKSSDPMARGAERAAKKDAPETRRRRTAANSGATGPKATVLNLNVPMCIGYRHHLSCKSEENSAVGGGGGNNIRRIISNGGNDGGRSGSAGNGGNLFSLRSLFTKKVY, from the coding sequence aTGGCTACCTCTGGATTGTGCTCAGAAGCGTATAACCTCTCTTCCAGCAGCAGTGGAAGAAGAAGCAGTTGTTGCCCGTCGCCCGAGTTCGAGTTCTGGATGGTCCGTAATCCGTCTTTCCCACAACCCAATCTCCTTTCCGCAGACGAGCTTTTCGTCGAAGGTGTTCTTCTCCCTCTCCACCTTCTCCCCCACCACCACCAACCCGACCCAACACCAGAACCCGACCCAGAACCTCCCAACTCTACTGTTACAGACCCAGAGCCAGCACGACCCGAGTGTCCACCCGTTTTAATCACCGAATCATCCTCAGTGTTGTCCTCCTCGAAGCGGTGGATAGATATTTTCAAGAAGAGCAGCGCGAAGAACCCAGaagggaaagagaaagaaaaggagaaagacAAAAGGAAGCccgagaaagaaagaaagggtgGAAGCGGAGCCAGCTCGGCGGAGTTGAACATCAACATCAATATCTGGCCATTTTCGCGGAGCAGATCAGCCGGAAATGCAGGGACCCGACCCAAGTCTGTACCCGGGGCTCCTGGAACCCGGAAGGTGAACAGCGCGCCGTGCTCACGTAGCAACTCCGCTGGCGAGTCCAAGTCAAAGAAGTGGCCAAGCAGCCCGGGCCGTGCTGGAGTCCATCTGGGTCGTAGCAGCCCGGTTTGGCAGGTTCGCCGGGGAGGAGGCTCGGGCATGAAAAGCTCCGACCCCATGGCTCGCGGTGCGGAGAGAGCAGCTAAGAAAGACGCACCGGAGACTCGTCGGAGGAGAACAGCCGCCAACAGCGGAGCTACCGGGCCGAAAGCAACAGTCTTGAACCTGAACGTCCCGATGTGCATTGGATATAGACACCATTTGAGCTGTAAAAGCGAAGAGAATAGCGCAGTCGGTGGCGGTGGCGGCAACAATATCCGCCGAATTATTAGCAACGGTGGCAACGATGGTGGAAGGAGTGGTAGCGCCGGAAACGGTGGAAATCTATTTAGCCTGCGAAGTCTTTTCACCAAGAAGGTGTATTGA
- the LOC122280047 gene encoding plant UBX domain-containing protein 4-like has product MASRDKKPSKPSSSRAGGIRTLSDLNRPSADSDSDSDGPQEYYTGGEKSGMLVQDPSKANDVDAIFNQARQLGAVEGPIEQLRPSSSSSNFTGTGRLLSGETAQAAPRQPESVVHNIVFWSNGFSVNDGPLRRLDDPENASFLESIRNSECPKELEPADRRSSVHVNLIRRNENFPEPERRHVPFQGVGRTLGSSSAPVTPEPTVTSTTLNSAPTPSTGLVVDEALPSTSIQLRFADGTRMVAHFNYHHTINDIRSFIDASRPGGARNYHLQMMGFPPKLLGDSTQTIEQANLANSVVIQKF; this is encoded by the exons ATGGCGTCCCGGGACAAGAAACCTTCCAAGCCCTCCAGCAGCAGAGCCGGTGGCATACGCACGCTCTCCGATCTGAACCGGCCGTCCGCTGACTCGGACAGCGACTCGGATGGCCCTCAGGAGTACTATACTGGTGGCGAGAAGAG CGGGATGCTTGTCCAAGATCCCTCGAAGGCTAATGATGTGGATGCCATCTTTAATCAAGCTAGACAATTGGGAGCAGTTGAAGGGCCCATTGAACAACTTCGTCCTTCTTCAAGCTCAAGCAACTTTACAGGAACTGGTAGATTACTTTCAGGGGAAACTGCACAAGCTGCTCCTCGGCAGCCTGAGAGCGTTGTTCACAACATTGTTTTCTGGAGTAATGGTTTCTCTGTAAATGATGGTCCTTTGAGGAGGTTGGACGATCCCGAAAATGCATCTTTCTTAGAG AGTATCAGAAACTCTGAATGCCCTAAAGAGCTTGAACCTGCAGATAGGAGGTCCTCGGTTCATGTTAATCTGATAAGGAGAAATGAGAACTTCCCT GAACCAGAGAGGCGCCATGTTCCATTTCAGGGTGTGGGGAGAACTCTAGGTAGCAGCTCTGCTCCAGTGACACCTGAGCCTACTGTTACTTCCACCACACTCAACTCTGCTCCAACACCTTCCACAGGCCTGGTTGTGGATGAAGCATTACCATCAACCTCCATTCAGCTTAGATTCGCCGATGGGACCCGTATGGTAGCACATTTTAATTACCACCATACAATCAATGACATTCGCTCCTTCATTGATGCATCTAGGCCTGGAGGTGCAAGGAATTATCATCTTCAAATGATGGGATTCCCTCCCAAGCTTCTTGGTGATTCAACTCAGACAATTGAGCAGGCAAATCTCGCTAACTCAGTTGTTATCCAGAAATTCTAG
- the LOC122279628 gene encoding probable 26S proteasome regulatory subunit 10B isoform X4 → MASCRLTEKRNPSTSSFACPSWPLLPPSAPDAWRPYSIFPAILAGLFGVGVLDMAYSDGDEVPAKPPLPSESSPGHVDLEEIAKRERQRIEELLRSKGMQHGYYPRFTVAVKGQQVTIKFQVPPACEVTQMIANLVSNLGVRVEDRGGGSDMSVRVWDSAVAWQLTLTRPDKKMEIKGNVGDSKDINSRDGDLCILIFHSLISSEKAEIEFMKQGSLSPKELDAFVSVLELAGGKLKQNKTLERKPREGNAVVPSAEKSVASLESMGVRIYGLNEARGYSSNCEISWDAIAGYDQQKREIEDTILLALHSPEVYDDIARGTRRKFESNRPRAVLFEGPPGTGKTSCARVIANQAGVPLLYVPLEVVMSKYYGESERLLGKVFSLANELPNGAIIFLDEIDSFAVARDNEMHEATRRILSVLLRQIDGFEQDKKVVVIAATNRKQDLDPALISRFDSMITFGLPDRQNRQEIAAQYAKHLTKSELEEFAAVTEEMSGRDIRDVCQQAERSRASKIIRGQACKDGEKEGSLPPLQEYIESAMTRRKALLSIIADQKIQNSNPLKKNPQLDFMSMKVVD, encoded by the exons ATGGCGTCCTGTCGCCTCACTGAAAAACGTAACCCATCCACGTCCTCGTTCGCCTGTCCTTCCTGGCCGCTTTTACCACC ATCGGCCCCTGATGCTTGGAGACCGTATTCTATATTTCCAGCCATTTTGGCTGGTTTGTTTGGAGTTGGAGTGCTAGACATGGCTTACTCAGATGGTGATGAG GTTCCTGCCAAACCTCCTTTGCCATCAGAATCTTCTCCAGGGCATGTGGACTTGGAGGAAATTGCCAAGAGAGAAAGACAGCGGATTGAAGAGTTGCTTAGAAGTAAAGGAATGCAACATGGTTATTATCCCCGTTTTACTGTTGCTGTTAAGGGCCAACAG GTCACCATCAAATTCCAAGTCCCTCCTGCTTGTGAAGTTACACAAATGATTGCAAACCTTGTTTCAAATCTTGGAGTGAGAGTTGAAGACCGTGGTGGTGGTTCAGATATGTCAGTGCGTGTTTGGGACAG TGCAGTTGCTTGGCAACTAACACTTACTCGTCCAGATAAAAAGATGGAAATTAAAGGGAATGTGGGGGATTCGAAAGATATAAATTCACGTGATGGAGATCTATGCATCCTCATATTTCATTCGCTCATTAGCTCAGAAAAAGCT GAAATTGAATTTATGAAGCAGGGGAGCTTGAGCCCCAAAGAGCTTGACGCTTTCGTGTCTGTTTTAGAATTAGCTGGTGGAAAGTTGAAACAAAACAAGACCTTAGAAAGAAAACCCAGGGAAGGTAATGCAGTGGTGCCGTCTGCAGAAAAATCAGTTGCTAGTCTTGAGTCCATGGGAGTTAGAATATATGGACTCAATGAAGCCCGTGGTTACTCCTCAAACTGTGAGATATCATGGGACGCTATTGCTGGATATGATCAGCAAAAACG AGAGATAGAGGATACAATACTGTTGGCTCTGCATAGTCCTGAAGTATATGATGATATTGCTCGCGGGACCCGGCGCAAGTTTGAGTCAAACAGGCCTAGAGCGGTGCTCTTTGAAGGTCCCCCAG GTACAGGGAAGACATCTTGTGCGCGTGTTATTGCTAATCAAGCG GGTGTCCCTTTGCTATATGTGCCACTGGAGGTTGTCATGTCAAAGTACTATGGTGAAAGCGAACGCTTGTTAGGAAAAGTGTTTTCGCTTGCCAATGAGCTCCCTAATGGTGCTATCATTTTTCTTGATGAG ATCGATTCTTTTGCTGTAGCTCGTGATAATGAAATGCATGAAGCTACACGCAGAATCCTATCGGTGTTGTTGCGACAG ATTGATGGATTTGAACAGGATAAGAAAGTGGTTGTTATTGCAGCAACAAATCGAAAGCAAGACCTCGATCCTGCTTTAATTAG TCGCTTTGATTCAATGATTACTTTTGGCTTACCTGATCGGCAAAATCGTCAGGAAATAGCTGCTCAGTATGCAAAGCACCTAACAAAaagtgaattagaagaatttGCTGCAGTGACAGAAGA AATGTCTGGAAGGGATATTAGAGATGTATGTCAACAAGCCGAGAGGTCGCGGGCATCAAAG ATCATTCGAGGACAAGCATGTaaagatggagaaaaagaaGGGTCTCTTCCACCTTTGCAAGAATACATAGAGAGTGCCATGACTCGGCGGAAGGCTTTACTGAGCATTATTGCAGACCAAAAGATTCAAAACTCTAATCCTCTCAAAAAGAACCCTCAGCTGGATTTTATGTCGATGAAAGTGGTGGATTGA
- the LOC122279628 gene encoding spastin-like isoform X1 yields the protein MAVLGRLVRTAGAWRPVASLKNVTHPRPRSPVLPGRFYHLAKYVGSAEHQSHSNASEVLPHRSAPDAWRPYSIFPAILAGLFGVGVLDMAYSDGDEVPAKPPLPSESSPGHVDLEEIAKRERQRIEELLRSKGMQHGYYPRFTVAVKGQQVTIKFQVPPACEVTQMIANLVSNLGVRVEDRGGGSDMSVRVWDSAVAWQLTLTRPDKKMEIKGNVGDSKDINSRDGDLCILIFHSLISSEKAEIEFMKQGSLSPKELDAFVSVLELAGGKLKQNKTLERKPREGNAVVPSAEKSVASLESMGVRIYGLNEARGYSSNCEISWDAIAGYDQQKREIEDTILLALHSPEVYDDIARGTRRKFESNRPRAVLFEGPPGTGKTSCARVIANQAGVPLLYVPLEVVMSKYYGESERLLGKVFSLANELPNGAIIFLDEIDSFAVARDNEMHEATRRILSVLLRQIDGFEQDKKVVVIAATNRKQDLDPALISRFDSMITFGLPDRQNRQEIAAQYAKHLTKSELEEFAAVTEEMSGRDIRDVCQQAERSRASKIIRGQACKDGEKEGSLPPLQEYIESAMTRRKALLSIIADQKIQNSNPLKKNPQLDFMSMKVVD from the exons ATGGCGGTTTTGGGTCGTCTTGTGAGAACGGCTGGGGCATGGCGTCCTGTCGCCTCACTGAAAAACGTAACCCATCCACGTCCTCGTTCGCCTGTCCTTCCTGGCCGCTTTTACCACC TAGCGAAATATGTAGGGTCTGCTGAGCACCAGAGTCATTCTAATGCATCTGAAGTTCTACCACACAGATCGGCCCCTGATGCTTGGAGACCGTATTCTATATTTCCAGCCATTTTGGCTGGTTTGTTTGGAGTTGGAGTGCTAGACATGGCTTACTCAGATGGTGATGAG GTTCCTGCCAAACCTCCTTTGCCATCAGAATCTTCTCCAGGGCATGTGGACTTGGAGGAAATTGCCAAGAGAGAAAGACAGCGGATTGAAGAGTTGCTTAGAAGTAAAGGAATGCAACATGGTTATTATCCCCGTTTTACTGTTGCTGTTAAGGGCCAACAG GTCACCATCAAATTCCAAGTCCCTCCTGCTTGTGAAGTTACACAAATGATTGCAAACCTTGTTTCAAATCTTGGAGTGAGAGTTGAAGACCGTGGTGGTGGTTCAGATATGTCAGTGCGTGTTTGGGACAG TGCAGTTGCTTGGCAACTAACACTTACTCGTCCAGATAAAAAGATGGAAATTAAAGGGAATGTGGGGGATTCGAAAGATATAAATTCACGTGATGGAGATCTATGCATCCTCATATTTCATTCGCTCATTAGCTCAGAAAAAGCT GAAATTGAATTTATGAAGCAGGGGAGCTTGAGCCCCAAAGAGCTTGACGCTTTCGTGTCTGTTTTAGAATTAGCTGGTGGAAAGTTGAAACAAAACAAGACCTTAGAAAGAAAACCCAGGGAAGGTAATGCAGTGGTGCCGTCTGCAGAAAAATCAGTTGCTAGTCTTGAGTCCATGGGAGTTAGAATATATGGACTCAATGAAGCCCGTGGTTACTCCTCAAACTGTGAGATATCATGGGACGCTATTGCTGGATATGATCAGCAAAAACG AGAGATAGAGGATACAATACTGTTGGCTCTGCATAGTCCTGAAGTATATGATGATATTGCTCGCGGGACCCGGCGCAAGTTTGAGTCAAACAGGCCTAGAGCGGTGCTCTTTGAAGGTCCCCCAG GTACAGGGAAGACATCTTGTGCGCGTGTTATTGCTAATCAAGCG GGTGTCCCTTTGCTATATGTGCCACTGGAGGTTGTCATGTCAAAGTACTATGGTGAAAGCGAACGCTTGTTAGGAAAAGTGTTTTCGCTTGCCAATGAGCTCCCTAATGGTGCTATCATTTTTCTTGATGAG ATCGATTCTTTTGCTGTAGCTCGTGATAATGAAATGCATGAAGCTACACGCAGAATCCTATCGGTGTTGTTGCGACAG ATTGATGGATTTGAACAGGATAAGAAAGTGGTTGTTATTGCAGCAACAAATCGAAAGCAAGACCTCGATCCTGCTTTAATTAG TCGCTTTGATTCAATGATTACTTTTGGCTTACCTGATCGGCAAAATCGTCAGGAAATAGCTGCTCAGTATGCAAAGCACCTAACAAAaagtgaattagaagaatttGCTGCAGTGACAGAAGA AATGTCTGGAAGGGATATTAGAGATGTATGTCAACAAGCCGAGAGGTCGCGGGCATCAAAG ATCATTCGAGGACAAGCATGTaaagatggagaaaaagaaGGGTCTCTTCCACCTTTGCAAGAATACATAGAGAGTGCCATGACTCGGCGGAAGGCTTTACTGAGCATTATTGCAGACCAAAAGATTCAAAACTCTAATCCTCTCAAAAAGAACCCTCAGCTGGATTTTATGTCGATGAAAGTGGTGGATTGA
- the LOC122279628 gene encoding probable 26S proteasome regulatory subunit 10B isoform X5, translating into MVMSCLQVPAKPPLPSESSPGHVDLEEIAKRERQRIEELLRSKGMQHGYYPRFTVAVKGQQVTIKFQVPPACEVTQMIANLVSNLGVRVEDRGGGSDMSVRVWDSAVAWQLTLTRPDKKMEIKGNVGDSKDINSRDGDLCILIFHSLISSEKAEIEFMKQGSLSPKELDAFVSVLELAGGKLKQNKTLERKPREGNAVVPSAEKSVASLESMGVRIYGLNEARGYSSNCEISWDAIAGYDQQKREIEDTILLALHSPEVYDDIARGTRRKFESNRPRAVLFEGPPGTGKTSCARVIANQAGVPLLYVPLEVVMSKYYGESERLLGKVFSLANELPNGAIIFLDEIDSFAVARDNEMHEATRRILSVLLRQIDGFEQDKKVVVIAATNRKQDLDPALISRFDSMITFGLPDRQNRQEIAAQYAKHLTKSELEEFAAVTEEMSGRDIRDVCQQAERSRASKIIRGQACKDGEKEGSLPPLQEYIESAMTRRKALLSIIADQKIQNSNPLKKNPQLDFMSMKVVD; encoded by the exons ATGGTGATGAG CTGTCTCCAGGTTCCTGCCAAACCTCCTTTGCCATCAGAATCTTCTCCAGGGCATGTGGACTTGGAGGAAATTGCCAAGAGAGAAAGACAGCGGATTGAAGAGTTGCTTAGAAGTAAAGGAATGCAACATGGTTATTATCCCCGTTTTACTGTTGCTGTTAAGGGCCAACAG GTCACCATCAAATTCCAAGTCCCTCCTGCTTGTGAAGTTACACAAATGATTGCAAACCTTGTTTCAAATCTTGGAGTGAGAGTTGAAGACCGTGGTGGTGGTTCAGATATGTCAGTGCGTGTTTGGGACAG TGCAGTTGCTTGGCAACTAACACTTACTCGTCCAGATAAAAAGATGGAAATTAAAGGGAATGTGGGGGATTCGAAAGATATAAATTCACGTGATGGAGATCTATGCATCCTCATATTTCATTCGCTCATTAGCTCAGAAAAAGCT GAAATTGAATTTATGAAGCAGGGGAGCTTGAGCCCCAAAGAGCTTGACGCTTTCGTGTCTGTTTTAGAATTAGCTGGTGGAAAGTTGAAACAAAACAAGACCTTAGAAAGAAAACCCAGGGAAGGTAATGCAGTGGTGCCGTCTGCAGAAAAATCAGTTGCTAGTCTTGAGTCCATGGGAGTTAGAATATATGGACTCAATGAAGCCCGTGGTTACTCCTCAAACTGTGAGATATCATGGGACGCTATTGCTGGATATGATCAGCAAAAACG AGAGATAGAGGATACAATACTGTTGGCTCTGCATAGTCCTGAAGTATATGATGATATTGCTCGCGGGACCCGGCGCAAGTTTGAGTCAAACAGGCCTAGAGCGGTGCTCTTTGAAGGTCCCCCAG GTACAGGGAAGACATCTTGTGCGCGTGTTATTGCTAATCAAGCG GGTGTCCCTTTGCTATATGTGCCACTGGAGGTTGTCATGTCAAAGTACTATGGTGAAAGCGAACGCTTGTTAGGAAAAGTGTTTTCGCTTGCCAATGAGCTCCCTAATGGTGCTATCATTTTTCTTGATGAG ATCGATTCTTTTGCTGTAGCTCGTGATAATGAAATGCATGAAGCTACACGCAGAATCCTATCGGTGTTGTTGCGACAG ATTGATGGATTTGAACAGGATAAGAAAGTGGTTGTTATTGCAGCAACAAATCGAAAGCAAGACCTCGATCCTGCTTTAATTAG TCGCTTTGATTCAATGATTACTTTTGGCTTACCTGATCGGCAAAATCGTCAGGAAATAGCTGCTCAGTATGCAAAGCACCTAACAAAaagtgaattagaagaatttGCTGCAGTGACAGAAGA AATGTCTGGAAGGGATATTAGAGATGTATGTCAACAAGCCGAGAGGTCGCGGGCATCAAAG ATCATTCGAGGACAAGCATGTaaagatggagaaaaagaaGGGTCTCTTCCACCTTTGCAAGAATACATAGAGAGTGCCATGACTCGGCGGAAGGCTTTACTGAGCATTATTGCAGACCAAAAGATTCAAAACTCTAATCCTCTCAAAAAGAACCCTCAGCTGGATTTTATGTCGATGAAAGTGGTGGATTGA
- the LOC122279628 gene encoding probable 26S proteasome regulatory subunit 10B isoform X3 — MAVLGRLVRTAGAWRPVASLKNVTHPRPRSPVLPGRFYHRSAEHQSHSNASEVLPHRSAPDAWRPYSIFPAILAGLFGVGVLDMAYSDGDEVPAKPPLPSESSPGHVDLEEIAKRERQRIEELLRSKGMQHGYYPRFTVAVKGQQVTIKFQVPPACEVTQMIANLVSNLGVRVEDRGGGSDMSVRVWDSAVAWQLTLTRPDKKMEIKGNVGDSKDINSRDGDLCILIFHSLISSEKAEIEFMKQGSLSPKELDAFVSVLELAGGKLKQNKTLERKPREGNAVVPSAEKSVASLESMGVRIYGLNEARGYSSNCEISWDAIAGYDQQKREIEDTILLALHSPEVYDDIARGTRRKFESNRPRAVLFEGPPGTGKTSCARVIANQAGVPLLYVPLEVVMSKYYGESERLLGKVFSLANELPNGAIIFLDEIDSFAVARDNEMHEATRRILSVLLRQIDGFEQDKKVVVIAATNRKQDLDPALISRFDSMITFGLPDRQNRQEIAAQYAKHLTKSELEEFAAVTEEMSGRDIRDVCQQAERSRASKIIRGQACKDGEKEGSLPPLQEYIESAMTRRKALLSIIADQKIQNSNPLKKNPQLDFMSMKVVD, encoded by the exons ATGGCGGTTTTGGGTCGTCTTGTGAGAACGGCTGGGGCATGGCGTCCTGTCGCCTCACTGAAAAACGTAACCCATCCACGTCCTCGTTCGCCTGTCCTTCCTGGCCGCTTTTACCACC GGTCTGCTGAGCACCAGAGTCATTCTAATGCATCTGAAGTTCTACCACACAGATCGGCCCCTGATGCTTGGAGACCGTATTCTATATTTCCAGCCATTTTGGCTGGTTTGTTTGGAGTTGGAGTGCTAGACATGGCTTACTCAGATGGTGATGAG GTTCCTGCCAAACCTCCTTTGCCATCAGAATCTTCTCCAGGGCATGTGGACTTGGAGGAAATTGCCAAGAGAGAAAGACAGCGGATTGAAGAGTTGCTTAGAAGTAAAGGAATGCAACATGGTTATTATCCCCGTTTTACTGTTGCTGTTAAGGGCCAACAG GTCACCATCAAATTCCAAGTCCCTCCTGCTTGTGAAGTTACACAAATGATTGCAAACCTTGTTTCAAATCTTGGAGTGAGAGTTGAAGACCGTGGTGGTGGTTCAGATATGTCAGTGCGTGTTTGGGACAG TGCAGTTGCTTGGCAACTAACACTTACTCGTCCAGATAAAAAGATGGAAATTAAAGGGAATGTGGGGGATTCGAAAGATATAAATTCACGTGATGGAGATCTATGCATCCTCATATTTCATTCGCTCATTAGCTCAGAAAAAGCT GAAATTGAATTTATGAAGCAGGGGAGCTTGAGCCCCAAAGAGCTTGACGCTTTCGTGTCTGTTTTAGAATTAGCTGGTGGAAAGTTGAAACAAAACAAGACCTTAGAAAGAAAACCCAGGGAAGGTAATGCAGTGGTGCCGTCTGCAGAAAAATCAGTTGCTAGTCTTGAGTCCATGGGAGTTAGAATATATGGACTCAATGAAGCCCGTGGTTACTCCTCAAACTGTGAGATATCATGGGACGCTATTGCTGGATATGATCAGCAAAAACG AGAGATAGAGGATACAATACTGTTGGCTCTGCATAGTCCTGAAGTATATGATGATATTGCTCGCGGGACCCGGCGCAAGTTTGAGTCAAACAGGCCTAGAGCGGTGCTCTTTGAAGGTCCCCCAG GTACAGGGAAGACATCTTGTGCGCGTGTTATTGCTAATCAAGCG GGTGTCCCTTTGCTATATGTGCCACTGGAGGTTGTCATGTCAAAGTACTATGGTGAAAGCGAACGCTTGTTAGGAAAAGTGTTTTCGCTTGCCAATGAGCTCCCTAATGGTGCTATCATTTTTCTTGATGAG ATCGATTCTTTTGCTGTAGCTCGTGATAATGAAATGCATGAAGCTACACGCAGAATCCTATCGGTGTTGTTGCGACAG ATTGATGGATTTGAACAGGATAAGAAAGTGGTTGTTATTGCAGCAACAAATCGAAAGCAAGACCTCGATCCTGCTTTAATTAG TCGCTTTGATTCAATGATTACTTTTGGCTTACCTGATCGGCAAAATCGTCAGGAAATAGCTGCTCAGTATGCAAAGCACCTAACAAAaagtgaattagaagaatttGCTGCAGTGACAGAAGA AATGTCTGGAAGGGATATTAGAGATGTATGTCAACAAGCCGAGAGGTCGCGGGCATCAAAG ATCATTCGAGGACAAGCATGTaaagatggagaaaaagaaGGGTCTCTTCCACCTTTGCAAGAATACATAGAGAGTGCCATGACTCGGCGGAAGGCTTTACTGAGCATTATTGCAGACCAAAAGATTCAAAACTCTAATCCTCTCAAAAAGAACCCTCAGCTGGATTTTATGTCGATGAAAGTGGTGGATTGA